One window of the Nocardia huaxiensis genome contains the following:
- the coaD gene encoding pantetheine-phosphate adenylyltransferase, translating into MAGAVCPGSYDPVTLGHVDVIGRTAQQFDDVVVLVSINPKKQGMFSIEERLEMLREATSEFPNVRVDSWQGLLVDYAKQQGITAIVKGLRDATDFGYELQMAQMNRKLTGIDTFFIATNPRYSYVSSSLVKEVASYGGDIADLLSPGVHKRLLERIAERRS; encoded by the coding sequence ATGGCTGGAGCAGTGTGCCCGGGCTCGTATGACCCGGTGACCCTTGGACATGTCGATGTGATCGGGCGGACGGCGCAGCAGTTCGACGATGTGGTCGTGCTCGTGTCGATCAACCCCAAGAAGCAGGGGATGTTCAGCATCGAGGAGCGCCTCGAAATGCTGCGCGAGGCCACCTCGGAATTCCCCAATGTGCGGGTGGACTCGTGGCAGGGCCTGCTGGTGGATTACGCCAAGCAGCAGGGCATCACGGCCATTGTGAAGGGGCTGCGGGATGCCACCGACTTCGGTTACGAGCTGCAGATGGCGCAGATGAACCGCAAGCTCACCGGCATCGACACCTTCTTCATCGCGACCAATCCGCGCTACAGCTATGTGTCCAGCTCGCTGGTGAAAGAAGTAGCCTCCTACGGGGGCGACATCGCCGACCTGCTCTCGCCGGGCGTGCACAAGCGGCTGCTGGAGCGGATTGCCGAGCGGCGCAGCTGA
- a CDS encoding TVP38/TMEM64 family protein, translating into MTDSDGSVAGGAWRHWVRLGVFAVFLLGMFYLVAIARVIDVGRIREMVGETGPIAPVVYGVVAAGLGAVFVPGPILAAGSGILFGAFVGTFVTLGATVGTAATAAFLGSRAGRGSVRGVLGEERAERIDAQVQKYGLWAVVGQRFVPGISDAMAAYAFGAFGIPVWQMAVGAFIGSAPRAFVYTALGASIGELNAGLAYAAIAVWCVTAVLGAIVAHRGYRSWREQRGDRSIGSEPDVR; encoded by the coding sequence ATGACTGACAGCGATGGATCGGTGGCGGGCGGGGCGTGGCGGCACTGGGTGCGGCTGGGCGTGTTCGCTGTCTTCCTGCTCGGGATGTTCTATCTGGTGGCCATTGCCCGGGTGATCGATGTCGGGCGGATTCGCGAGATGGTCGGGGAGACAGGGCCGATCGCGCCTGTCGTGTACGGCGTGGTGGCAGCGGGGCTGGGGGCTGTCTTCGTGCCGGGGCCGATTCTCGCCGCGGGGAGCGGGATTCTGTTCGGGGCGTTCGTGGGAACGTTCGTGACGCTGGGGGCCACGGTGGGCACCGCCGCCACGGCCGCGTTTCTCGGATCCAGGGCCGGGCGGGGGAGTGTGCGCGGGGTGCTGGGGGAGGAGCGGGCCGAGCGGATCGACGCGCAGGTGCAGAAGTACGGACTGTGGGCGGTCGTGGGGCAGCGGTTCGTGCCGGGGATTTCGGATGCGATGGCGGCATACGCGTTCGGGGCCTTCGGGATTCCGGTGTGGCAGATGGCGGTGGGGGCGTTCATCGGGTCCGCGCCGCGGGCGTTCGTGTACACGGCGCTGGGGGCCTCGATCGGGGAGCTGAATGCGGGGCTGGCGTATGCGGCGATCGCGGTGTGGTGTGTGACCGCGGTGCTCGGCGCGATCGTGGCGCATCGCGGCTATCGGAGTTGGCGGGAGCAGCGGGGTGACCGGAGCATCGGCAGCGAACCGGACGTGCGGTAG
- a CDS encoding acyltransferase family protein: MFYLLRRYAFPSPLLFLGRISYSLYLMHTLVLQAVPQWKVSVAGIPASWLTWSTWMLTSIGLAALSYRWIEKPFHNLGHRVIARMDARP; encoded by the coding sequence GTGTTCTACCTGTTGCGCCGCTACGCTTTCCCGAGCCCGCTGCTGTTCCTGGGCCGCATCAGCTACTCGCTGTACCTGATGCACACCCTCGTCCTGCAGGCCGTCCCCCAGTGGAAGGTCTCGGTCGCCGGCATCCCCGCCTCCTGGCTCACCTGGTCCACGTGGATGCTCACCTCGATCGGCCTGGCCGCCCTGAGCTATCGCTGGATCGAGAAACCCTTTCACAACCTCGGCCACCGCGTCATCGCCAGGATGGATGCGCGACCATGA